The window GCACGGCGATATCATCCTGAAACCGCTGGACGGCATGGGCGGCGCGTCTATCTTCCGCGTGAAGCAGGACGATCCTAACCTGTCGGTGATCATCGAAACCCTGACCGAACACGGCAGCCGTTTCTGCATGGCGCAGAACTTCCTGCCGGCGATCAAGGACGGCGACAAACGCATCCTGGTGGTGGACGGCGAGCCGGTGCCTTACTGCCTGGCGCGCATTCCGGCGCAGGGCGAGACCCGCGGCAACCTCGCGGCCGGCGGCCGCGGCGAAGCGCGCCCGCTGAGCGAAAGCGACTGGAAAATCGCCCGCGCCGTCGCCCCGACGCTGAAAGAGAAAGGGCTGATCTTCGTCGGCCTGGACGTGATCGGCGATCGCCTGACCGAAATCAACGTCACCAGCCCAACCTGCGCGCGCGAGATTGAGGCGGCATTCCCGATTTCGATTACCGGCATGCTGATGGACGCGATTGAAAAACGCCTGGCGGCGAAGTAATGCGTCATGCGGGCGGCATGCCGCCCGCTATCCCGTATCGCGCCCGCCAAAGCTCGCCTTTGCGCGCGGCTTGAAAGGCGGCGGGTATAGCCGCATACTGGCGGCTGTTTATTTTCTCACCCATTGATTACCTTATACTAACGCCATGAATTTACAGCACCATTTTCTGATCGCCATGCCAACGCTGCAGGATCCTCGCTTCAAGCGCTCGGTGATTTACGTCTGCGAGCATAACGAAGAAGGCGCCATGGGTTTGGTGATCAATAAACCGGTGGAGCAGTTCACGGTAGCCACGGTGCTGAGCAAGCTGAAGATCATGCCGCCTGCGCGCGATCCGGCCATCAGCCTGGACAAACCGGTGTTCGCCGGCGGCCCCCTGGCGGACGATCGCGGGTTTATCCTGCATACGCCGCGCCACGGCTTCGGCGCCAGCATTCAAATTTCGCCCAACACCATGATCACCACCTCGAAAGACGTGCTGGAAACGCTCGGCACGCCAGAGCAACCGGACGACGTGCTGGTGGCGCTGGGTTATGCGGGCTGGGAAAAGGGCCAGTTGGAGCAGGAAGTATTGGAAAACGCCTGGCTGACCATCGAAGCCAACACCGACATTTTGTTCCGCACGCCGATCGCCAGCCGCTGGCGCGAGGCGGGGAACCTTTTGGGTATCGACATTCGCAGCATCGCCAACCACGCAGGACACGCCTGATGAGCAACCGCACCATTATCGCCTTCGACTTCGGCACCAAAAGCATCGGCGCGGCCGTCGGCCAGGAGTTGACCGGCAGCGCCCGCGCCTTGCCGGCTTTCAAAGCGCAGGACGGCTCGCCGGACTGGCTGAAAATCGAAAAGCTGCTGAAGGAGTGGCAACCGGATTTGGTGGTGGTCGGCCTGCCGCTGAACATGGATGGCACCGAACAACCCGTTACCGCCCAGGCGCGCAAGTTCGCCAACCGCCTGCACGGCCGTTTCGGCATCCAGATCGATCTGCATGACGAGCGCCTGAGCACCGTGGAAGCGCGCGCCAACCTGTTCGATCGCGGCGGCTTCCGCGCGCTTGATAAAGGCAGCGTGGATTCCGCCTCCGCGGTGGTGATCCTCGAAAGCTGGTTCGAACGGCAACTGGGCTAAACGCCCGCCCTTTCCCCCGCGCACTCTCCCAACACGCCGGCGTCGATCCGCTGCTGCAAACCTTGCTCAAAGGTTTGCATGCCGGACTGCGCGCCGGTTTGCAACACGCTCGCCAACTGATGCGTTTTCCCTTCGCGGATCAGGTTGCTGACCGCCGCCGTCGCCGTCAGCACTTCAAAGATCGCCACGCGTCCGCCGCCGGGCCGCCTCATCAGCTTTTGCGCGATCACCGCCTGCAGACTGCCGGCCAGCTGGGCGCGCACATAGGGCTTCTCTTCCGCCGGAAACACGTCCACCAGCCGTTCCACCGCCTGCGGCGCGCTGCGGGTATGCAGCGTCGCCAGCACCAGGTGGCCGGTCTCCGCCGCAGTGAGCGCCAGCCGGATGGTGGCGGTATCGCGCAGCTCGCCCAGCAGGATCACATCCGGATCTTCGCGCAGCGCGGCGCGCAACGCCGCATCGAAGCTGTGGCTGTCGCGGCCGATCTCCCGCTGCTGGATCAGCGATCGCCGGCTGCGGTGCAGGAACTCGATCGGATCCTCCAGCGTCAAAACGTGCCGCTGCTGGTGCCGGTTGATCTCGTCGATCATCGCCGCCAACGTGGTGGACTTGCCGCTGCCGGTGGCGCCGGTGACCAAGATAAGCCCGTCGTCGCGCCGCAGCAACGCCGGGACAATGGCCGGCGCCGCCAGCTCGGCAAGCGAAGGCGATTGCCCGGCGATACGCCGCAACGCGAGAGAAATCCCCGCGTTTTGTTGAAAAACGTTGGCGCGCAACCGCTCCCCGCCCGGCCTGTGCAACGCCAGATCGACCTGCCCCAGCCGCCGCAGGCTCTCGCGCTGCTGCGCATTCAGCAATCCGTCGCAGAGGGCCTGCACGCCTTGCGCCGTCAGCGTTGGCGCCGCCGCCAGCGGCTGCAGTTCACCGTCGATGCGCAACATCGGCGGATGACCGGCACAAAGGTGCAGATCGGAAGCATTATGCTTTACACTAAGGGCCACGAATTCATCGATATCCATATCACTCTCCCGGGTCAATAATGAGCACTATCCAACAGAACCTGCAGGATGTCAGAAACCGCATCGCGGCCGCCGCGCGAAATTGCGCGCGGGCGCCGGAAGAAGTTGCTCTGCTTGCAGTCAGCAAAACCAAACCTGTGGCGGCGATCGAAGAAGCCATCGCCGCCGGCCAGCGCGCCTTCGGCGAGAACTACGTGCAGGAAGGGGTAGACAAGATCCGGCATTTCGCCGAGTCGCCGCAGGGCGGCGAGTTGGTGTGGCACTTTATCGGCCCGCTGCAATCCAATAAGAGTCGGCTGGTGGCGGAACATTTCGCCTGGTGTCATACCGTGGATCGGCTGCGCATCGCCCAGCGCCTGAGCGATCAGCGCCCGGCCGACCTGCCGCCGCTCAACGTGCTGATTCAAATCAACATCAGCGACGAGCAAAGCAAATCCGGCATCGCGTTAAGCGAGCTGCCGGCGCTGGCCGACGCGATAGCCGCGCTGCCGAACCTGACGCTGCGCGGCCTGATGGCCATCCCGGCGCCGGAAGCGGATTATCAGCGGCAGTTGGCGGTATTCAGCCGGATGAACGACGCCTTTCTCGCCCTGCGCCAGCGTTATCCGCAGGCCGATACGCTGTCGATGGGCATGACGGACGATATGGCGGCGGCGATCGCCGCAGGCAGCACCCTGGTGCGCATCGGCACCGCAATTTTTGGCGCCCGCGACTACTCGCAGGCCTGACACACAGACGAGGGATTTGATGCAACATCGCAAGATTACCTTTATCGGCGCCGGCAACATGGCGCGTGCAATCATCGCCGGCCTGGTGGCGGGCGGCTATCCAGCCAAATCCATCAGCGTCTGCGCCCCCTCGGCGAAAAACCGTGACGCACTGGCGGCGGACTACGGCATCGTCAGCAGCGGCGACAACGTCGCCTGCGCGCGCGAGGCCGAGGTGGTGGTGCTGGCGGTCAAACCGCAGCTGATGGCCGACGTTTGCCAGCCGCTGCGCGAGCAGGTCGATTTCAGCGGCAAGCTGGTGCTGTCGATCGCCGCCGGCATTCAGGTCAGCCGTTTCTATCAGCTGCTCGGCGACAAGCTGGACATCGTGCGCATCATGCCCAACACTCCGTCGCTGGTCGGCAAGGGCATGAGCGGGCTGTACGCGCCGGCGCAGGTCAGCCAGCGGGATCGCGATTACACCGGCGATTTAATGGCGTCGGTCGGTAAAGTTTGCTGGGTCGATGACGAAAATGGCATCAACGGCGTGATCGCCGCCGCGGGCAGCGCTCCGGCCTATTTCTTCCTGTTTATGGAGGCGATGCAAAAAGAGGCCGAGCGCATGGGCTTCGACAGCCAGACCGCGCGCGATCTGGTGCAACAGGCCGCTTCCGGCGCCGCCGCATTGGTGGAAGCCAACCCGGATACGCCGCTGGGCACGCTGCGCGAACAGGTGACCTCCAAAGGCGGCACCACCGCCGAAGCGCTGCGGGTGTTCAACGAACGCCAACTGCCGGAAACCGTGGGGCAAGCGATGCAGGCCGCCGTTTCCCGCGCCCAAGAGATGGAAAAATTATTTTAAATAACCGCGAGTTAAGGAGAAGGACCACTTCATGCTAACGCTGACTTTCCTGGTCAAGACCGTTATTGATCTGTACGTGATGGTGCTGTTGCTGCGCATTTGGATGCAGTGGGCGCGCACCGATTTTTACAACCCGTTCTCACAGTTTGTGGTGAAGATCACCCAGCCGGTGGTCGGCCCACTGCGCCGCATCATCCCGTCACTGGGGCCCATCGACAGCGCTTCGCTGCTGCTGGCGTTCCTGCTGATGACCATCAAGTACCCGCTGCTGCTGCTGATTCAGGGCGGCGCGATGTCGCTCAGCCCGTATAACCTGCTGTTCGGTCTGATCTCGCTGGTGAAGTCCGCCGGCTACCTGATCTTCTGGGTGATGATCATTCGTGCGCTGATGAGCTGGGTAAGCCAGGGCCGCAGCCCGATCGACTACGTGATGTACCAACTGACCGAACCCTTGATGGCGCCGATCCGTCGCATCATCCCGGCGATGGGCGGCATCGACTTTTCCGCCATGGTAGTGATCCTGATCCTCTATCTGATCAACTACCTGGGCATGGATCTGTTCGGCGAGATCTGGTTCCTGCTGTGAGTGCGGTCACTCCGGTGCTGGACGGGCTGGCGATCAGGCTATATATTCAGCCGAAAGCCAGCCGCGACCAAATTATCGGCTTGCATGGCGACGAACTAAAAGTCGCCATCACCGCTCCGCCGGTCGACGGCCAAGCCAACGCCCATCTGATCAAGTTTATCGCCAAGCAGTTCAAAGTGGCGAAAAGCAACGTCACCATCGAGAAAGGCGAACTGGGGCGGCATAAACAGTTACGCATCGTGAATCCGCAACAGATCCCCGCCGTGGTCGCGGCGCTCATCGAATAATTTTCAAGGTAGTCACTTATGCAAAAAGTCGTTCTTGCCACCGGTAACCCGGGCAAAGTGCGCGAACTTGCCGACCTGTTGGCCGATTTCGGCCTGGACGTGGTCGCGCAAACCGATCTGGGCGTGGAATCCGCCGAAGAAACTGGCCTGACATTTATCGAAAACGCCATCCTGAAAGCGCGCCATGCGGCACAGGTCACCGGCCTGCCGGCGATCGCCGACGACTCCGGTCTGGCGGTAGATGCGCTGGGCGGCGCGCCGGGCATCTACTCCGCGCGCTACGCCGGCGAAGATGCCGACGATCGGCAGAACCTCGACAAGCTGCTGGCGGCGATGAAAGACGTGGCGCCGGGCCGGCGCGGCGCGCAATTCCACTGCGTGCTGGTCTATCTGCGCCATGCGGCAGACCCGACGCCGCTGGTGTTCCACGGCAGCTGGGCCGGCGAAATCACCGAACAGGCCGCCGGTGAAGGCGGTTTCGGTTACGATCCGGTCTTCTACGTGCCGGAGCTGGGCCGCACCGCCGCCGAGCTGAGCCGCGACGAGAAGCGGGCGATTTCGCACCGCGGCAAGGCGCTGAAGCTGATGTTGGAAGCCATGCGCAATGCTTAAGCTGCCCCCGCTGAGTCTCTACATCCATATCCCGTGGTGCGTGCAGAAATGCCCGTACTGCGACTTCAACTCCCATGCGCTGAAGGGTGACGTGCCGCATCAGGAGTATGTCGATCATCTGTTGGCGGATCTGGATGCCGACCTGCCGCTGGCCGGCGGCCGGGAAATCAGCACTATCTTTATCGGCGGCGGCACCCCCAGCCTGCTGAGCGCCGAGGCGATGCAGGCCTTGCTGGACGGCGTGCGAGCGCGCATTCGCGTCGCCGACGACGCCGAAATCACCATGGAAGCCAATCCCGGCACCGTGGAGGCCGATCGCTTCAGCGGCTACCAGCGCGCCGGCGTCAACCGCATCTCCATCGGGGTGCAAAGCTTCAGCGCCGAGAAGCTGAACCGTCTGGGGCGCATCCACGGCCCGGAAGAAGCCAAACGCGCGGCGACGCTGGCGACCGGCCTCGGCCTGCACAGCTTCAACCTCGATCTGATGCACGGCCTGCCGGACCAGTCGCTGGAAGAGGCGCTGGACGATCTGCGCCAGGCGATCGCCCTCAATCCACCGCACCTGTCGTGGTATCAGCTGACCATCGAGCCGAACACCCTGTTCAGCTCACGCCCGCCGGTCTTGCCGGACGACGACGCGCTGTGGGACATCTTCGAGCGCGGCCACCAGCTGCTGAGCGCCGCCGGATACCAGCAGTATGAAACCTCGGCCTACGCCAAGCCGGGCTACCAATGCCAGCACAATCTCAACTACTGGCGCTTCGGCGACTACCTGGGGATCGGCTGCGGCGCGCACGGCAAGGTGACCTTCAGCGACGGACGCATCCTGCGCACCGCCAAGACCAAGCACCCGCGCGGCTTTATGCGCGGCGACTACATGGACAAGCAGCATGAGGTGGCGGCGGCGGATCGGCCGTTCGAATTCTTCATGAACCGCTTCCGCCTGCTGGAAGCCGCGCCGCGCGCCGACTTTGTCAACTACACCGGGCTGGCGGAAAGCGTCATTCGCCCGCAGTTGGACGAGGCGCTGGCCAAAGGCTATCTGGAAGAAACCGCGGAGCACTGGCAGATCACCGAGAAGGGCAAGCTGTTCCTCAACTCGCTGCTGGAACTGTTTCTGGCGGACGACGAGTAAAAAAAGCGCTGAATAATCAGCGCTTTTTTATTGGTGTTAATCCGGGTAAAACGTCTGAGACAGAATCTGCTGAGTTTCCCAGATGCCGTTTTCCGGATACACATCCAGCCCGGTTTCGGCCGTGGCGAGCGCAACGGCCTTCGACCAGACGACATCCAGCCAATCGGCATCGCTCAGTTTACCTTTTAGGCTGGGCGACTCTTTCAAGCTGTAAAGCACCTCTTTGCGCTGCGCTTTAATCGTTCTTTCCCAGCTGGTTCCGCGCCTGGCCGGCTGATATTTCCATTTAAGCAAATGTGCAATCAGCACCGTCATCCGGCTAGCAAGTTCCCTTTGCTCGCTCTTCCCCACGTCCTCAATCTCCTCGGCGATCTTTTCAATATCGATCTCAGACAATTTTCCGGAGCGCAAAAGAGCGGCCTGTTCATTTGCCCAGGCAACAACATCGGTTTCGTAACGTGTATGGCTCATAGCGTCCTCCGTAAACATCCATAAATCTGTACGTAGTTTGATCAGTCTGTCAGATAAGCTTCAGAAGGTCAAAAAACGGCCTACAAAGAAGATTCTTATTTCACTTCAACGCTTTAAGCAGATCCTTGCGCTGGGTTTCCAGTGCGGTGACGCGGTTGCACACGTCATGACCGAAGTTCTGGAAGTCCTGCTCCTGATTGTTCCATTCGTTCTGGATCGCCTTCTGCAAGCCGCCTAGGTTGCCCATGATCGCCTGCAGCGGGTTGCCGCCGCTATTGGCGGCCTGTTTGACGCCCATCTCGTTCAGGCTGTCCTGCAGCACCCCGCCCATGCTCTGCTGCACGATGTTGCGGCCATCCTGTTCCACCTGGTCAATCGCCTGGTGGTGGAAGGTCAGACCGTCGCTGCGGTGCTCGATGATGCGGTTCATCTGCTGTTTCAGTTGGCCGTTCAGGGTGGTCAGCCGGTTGCGCACGTTGCTGTTGCTGCCCAGCTCTTTAACGATCACTTTATCCAGCGCTGCGCGGGCTTTCTCCAGGTGTTTCTGCGCGCCGTCGTCGATCCACGGCAGCTGCTTGCGCAAGGCGCTCTGGTAACTGAAGGCTTTCTGCCGCTGGCTGTCGTTCAGGCTCAGCGCCTGGCCGTTGCGGATCACGTCGCCATCCGGCGATATTTGCAGGTCGCCGCTGGCGCCTTTCACCTGCACGCTCTGCGGGCTGATGATCACATCGTCTTGGGGTTTAACGCTGCATTGGTACTCGGCGTGGGCCTGCGCGGCAGTCGCCGCCAGCAGCAGTAAGGCTAACCCGGTTTTCTTCAACATAGCTTCTCCTGACTCCCATCCAGACTGGGATTAAAAAATCGAACGACCGATACGTTGAGACAACAGTTCCAGCGCCGCAGTTCCCGCCAGCGAGTTGCCGGAAGCATCCAGCTCCGGCGACCAAACGACGATCGACAGCTCGTCCGGCACGATGGCCACGATGCCGCCGCCCACGCCAGACTTGCCCGGCATCCCCACCCGATAGGCGAATTCGCCGGCGCCGTCGTACATGCCGCTGGTCATCATCAGGGCGTTGATCTGCCGGGCCTGCAGCGGGCTGATCACCGCCTCGCCGCTGAGATCGCGGCCGTGATTGGCCAGATAGACGAAGCTGCGCGCCAGTTCCACGCAGCTCATGCGCAGCGCGCAGTAGTGGAAATAGGTTTGCAGCACGGTGATGACGTCGTTTTCGAAGTTGCCGAACGATTTCATCAGATAGGCGATGGCCGCATTGCGATCGGAGTGTTCGAACTCGGAGCGCGCCACCCGCAGGTCATAGGCCAGGTCGTCTTCGCCGGCCAACTGACGCACCACCTCCAGCATGCGCTGTTTGGGGGCGCTGAGCCGGGTTTGCAGCATGTCGCACACCACCAGCGCGCCGGGGTTGATAAACGGATTGCGCGGTTTGCCCTGTTCCATCTCCAGCTGCAGCAGCGAATTGAACGGCAGGCCGGAAGGCTCTTTGCCGACGCGCCGCCAGATCTCAGGCTCCTGATAGCGCGTCAGCGCCAGCGTCAGGCTCAGCACTTTGGAGATCGACTGGATGGAGAAGCGCTCCGCGGCGTCGCCGGCCTGGAACAGTTCACCATCCACCGTACACACGGCGATCGCCAGCCGATCGGCGGGCACTTCCGCCAACGCCGGGATGTAGTCGGCCACTTTTCCCTGGCCAATCAGCGGGCGCACCTGTTGCAGGATCTCTTCCAGCAACGCGTTATCCAATGTTGTTACCACCTCGGTCACACTCCGGGCAAAACAAAGGCGCCGTTAAGGCACCTTAGATCAATAAAACGGCGCGGCGCGAAGCCGCGCTCATCGGGCAGCCGCGATCAATCCCACCAGATATCGAACAGATCGCTGACCTTAACGTCGGTCAGTTTGCGCGCTTCCAGCCAGTTTTTCACCAGTTCGCGATGCTCGTCGGTGCAGTGGCCGATCTTCTGCAGGCAGATCAGACCTTCCCACTGCAGGTAGCCGCTGCCGTCAAACGCCAGGCCGTTCGGCTCGATCACTTCATCGATGAAGGTATCCAGCGTGCTGTCGATGTCTTCCACCGACGTGCCTTCGGCGAAGCGCCAGGCTACGGAGAAACCCAGCTCCTGAAATTCTTCAATGTGCAACTTTTTACGTAAACGACGACTGCGGTTCTTAGCCATTATTCTTTCCTCTCAAACATCAAGTCCCAAACGCCATGTCCCAGGCGCTGGCCGCGTAATTCAAATTTCGTCAGTGGGCGCGAATCCGGACGCGGCACATAATCATTATCGCTGGAAAGATTACGGTAGCCTGCGACCCCGTTCATAACCTCTAACATATGTTCCGCATAAGGTTGCCAATCGGTGGCCATGTGGAAGACCCCGCCGGTCTTCAGCTTGCGCAGCACCAGTTCGACAAACGGCGTTTGCACGATGCGGCGCTTATTGTGGCGCGCCTTGTGCCACGGATCGGGGAAGAACAGCTGCACCATGTCCAGCGAGCCGTCCGGGATCATGTTTTCCAGCACTTCAACCGCATCGTGGCACATCACGCGCAGGTTGCTCAGCTTCGCCTCGTGGGCGTCGGCCAGGCAGGCGCCCACGCCCGGTGAGTGCACTTCGATCCCTAAAAAGTTCTGCTGCGGATTATTGCCCGCCATGGTCACCAGCGAGGCGCCCATGCCAAAACCGATCTCCAGCACCGTCGGCGCTTCGCGGCCGAACAGCGCGGCGAGATCGACAGCCTCAGCCTGATACTCCACGCCCATCACCGGCCAATAGTTCTCCAGCGCGTGCTGCTGGCCTTTGGTCAGCCGCCCCTGGCGGCGGACAAAACTGCGGATACGGCGCATCGCGCGGCCGTTCTCATCAAATTCCGGGGAGATGACGTCATTAATCATAGTGCTTTCTGTCTGTTTGGCTGCCAATTAGGGAAACGCGCATTATGCAAAGATACATTGGTTTAGCAAGTGTTCATCTTCTGTACCCGCCGTGCGGCGTCGGAAAGTTCCGGTTTACAGCACCATGACTCTATGCTGCAATCTCGCTTCATTTTCTGCCGGATAACGACGCTGCTCATGATGCAAGCACAACAATTCGCACAGGTGGTGCTTGACTGGTATCAGCGCTACGGCCGCAAAACCCTGCCGTGGCAGCTGGAAAAAACCGCCTATCAAGTATGGCTCTCCGAGGTGATGTTGCAACAGACCCAGGTTGCCACCGTCATTCCTTATTTTCAGCGCTTTATGGCCCGTTTTCCCAACGTGCGCGCGCTGGCGGAAGCCCCGCTGGACGAAGTGCTGCATCTGTGGACCGGCCTCGGCTATTACGCCCGCGCCCGCAACCTGCACAAAGCGGCGCAGACCATTGTCGCACAGCACGGCGGCGAGTTCCCGACAACCTTCGCAGAAATCGCCGATTTACCGGGCGTCGGCCGTTCCACCGCCGGCGCGGTGCTGTCGTTGGCGCTGGGCCAACACTATCCGATCCTCGACGGCAACGTGAAGCGCGTGCTGGCCCGCTGCTACGCGGTGGAAGGCTGGCCGGGCAAAAAAGAGGTCGAAAACCGGCTGTGGAAAATCAGCGAAGAGGTCACCCCGGCGCAGGGCGTCGGCCAGTTCAACCAGGCGATGATGGATCTGGGCGCCATGGTCTGCACTCGTTCCAAGCCCAAGTGTGAACTCTGCCCGCTCAACGTCGGCTGTCTGTCTTACGCCAATCACAGCTGGGCCAACTACCCCGGCAAGAAACCCAAACAGACCCTGCCGGAAAAAACCGCCTACTTCTTATTGCTGCAGCACGGCGACCGCGTGTGGCTGGAACAGCGCCCGGCGGTGGGCCTGTGGGGCGGCCTGTTCTGCTTCCCGCAGTTCAGCGCGCGCGTGGATTTGGAACTCTGGCTGCAGCAGCGCGGTCTGAAAGGCAAGCGCCTGGAACAGCTGACCGCGTTTCGCCACACGTTCAGCCATTTCCATCTCGATATCGTGCCGATGTGGCTGTCGCTCGATGTGGCGGGCAGCGGCATGGATGAGGGCGCGGGTCTCTGGTATAACTTAGCGCAGCCGCCGTCGGTCGGGCTGGCAGCGCCGGTGGATCGCCTGTTGCAACAGCTGGCGAAGCAGCCCCCGATCCAACAAAACTTATATGGCGATAGCGCCATCGACGAGGAATTAGCATGAGCCGCACCATTTTTTGTACTTTCCTGCAGCGCGACGCCGAAGGCCAGGACTTTCAGCTTTATCCCGGCGACGTCGGCAAGCG of the Serratia marcescens subsp. marcescens ATCC 13880 genome contains:
- the mutY gene encoding A/G-specific adenine glycosylase, with the protein product MMQAQQFAQVVLDWYQRYGRKTLPWQLEKTAYQVWLSEVMLQQTQVATVIPYFQRFMARFPNVRALAEAPLDEVLHLWTGLGYYARARNLHKAAQTIVAQHGGEFPTTFAEIADLPGVGRSTAGAVLSLALGQHYPILDGNVKRVLARCYAVEGWPGKKEVENRLWKISEEVTPAQGVGQFNQAMMDLGAMVCTRSKPKCELCPLNVGCLSYANHSWANYPGKKPKQTLPEKTAYFLLLQHGDRVWLEQRPAVGLWGGLFCFPQFSARVDLELWLQQRGLKGKRLEQLTAFRHTFSHFHLDIVPMWLSLDVAGSGMDEGAGLWYNLAQPPSVGLAAPVDRLLQQLAKQPPIQQNLYGDSAIDEELA